In one window of Candidatus Scalindua sp. DNA:
- the hutI gene encoding imidazolonepropionase, giving the protein MADLHIIEDGTLVVENGVITAVGKSGEVLKRFEQTGIKSIDAAGKSVLPGFVDSHTHFLFAGYRAEEFSWRLRGDDYMKIMKRGGGIASTVKATREATWEELIALGIKRLDSMLSFGVTTVEGKSGYGLDEQAEIKQLEAMKALDRRHAVDVVRTFLGAHAVPVDCKGGADHYIDYVADIVMPQVAQRNLAEFCDVFCEKDVFSLAQSQRLLLKAKTLGFKVKMHADEIFPLGGAELAAELGAVSADHLLHASDKGITRMAKEGVIATLLPGTAFCLRQPYARGRYIIDQGCAVALATDFNPGSCFSESIPLVCALATLSMEITIEEAITALTINGAAAVDRADKIGSLDVGKAGDVVILEFPSYEFIPYHAGVSCVEKVIKNGNLVFDKGREQLQIKGT; this is encoded by the coding sequence ATGGCCGATTTACACATAATCGAAGACGGGACGCTCGTTGTCGAGAATGGAGTAATAACGGCTGTTGGTAAGAGTGGAGAGGTTCTGAAGAGATTTGAGCAAACCGGGATCAAGAGTATTGATGCGGCGGGAAAGTCAGTGTTACCTGGGTTTGTGGATTCTCATACCCATTTTCTGTTTGCAGGCTATAGGGCAGAAGAGTTTTCCTGGCGGCTGCGTGGTGACGATTATATGAAAATAATGAAACGCGGTGGCGGGATCGCCAGTACGGTCAAGGCTACACGGGAAGCCACCTGGGAAGAGCTGATAGCATTAGGCATAAAACGCCTTGATTCGATGCTGTCATTCGGAGTAACAACCGTTGAAGGGAAGAGCGGTTACGGCCTGGATGAACAGGCTGAGATCAAGCAGCTGGAAGCGATGAAGGCTCTTGACAGGCGGCATGCAGTGGATGTCGTCAGAACCTTTCTTGGTGCCCATGCCGTTCCGGTCGATTGTAAAGGGGGCGCAGATCACTATATAGATTATGTGGCAGATATCGTTATGCCTCAGGTTGCCCAGCGAAATCTTGCAGAATTTTGCGATGTCTTTTGTGAAAAAGATGTCTTTTCGCTCGCTCAATCTCAGCGGTTACTCCTCAAAGCGAAGACTCTCGGGTTCAAGGTGAAGATGCATGCCGATGAAATATTCCCGCTCGGAGGAGCTGAACTGGCGGCCGAACTCGGGGCAGTTTCAGCCGACCATCTGCTCCACGCCTCAGACAAAGGTATTACCAGAATGGCAAAAGAGGGAGTCATTGCAACGCTGCTTCCGGGAACTGCATTCTGTCTCCGGCAGCCTTACGCTCGAGGACGCTATATTATCGATCAAGGCTGTGCGGTCGCACTGGCAACTGATTTCAACCCGGGAAGCTGCTTTTCGGAATCGATCCCGCTTGTCTGTGCATTGGCCACCCTCTCTATGGAGATTACGATTGAAGAGGCGATTACGGCGTTAACGATAAATGGTGCCGCAGCAGTTGACCGTGCAGATAAAATCGGCAGCCTCGATGTGGGAAAAGCCGGTGATGTCGTAATCCTTGAGTTTCCTTCATATGAATTTATTCCCTATCATGCAGGGGTAAGCTGTGTCGAAAAAGTCATCAAAAACGGTAATCTCGTATTTGATAAAGGAAGGGAACAATTGCAGATAAAAGGTACTTGA
- a CDS encoding ion transporter has protein sequence MQPDKNRLSDRKWRSVLHEVIFEADTPLGKTFDIVLLCCIVLSVTAVMLDSISAVSSRYGGLLYWIEWIFTILFTIEYSLRLLCVGRPFMYVKSFFGVVDLLAIAPTYLSLLFPGSQYLLVIRLLRVLRIFRVLKLVYYLGEANILIEALRAGRRKITVFLFVVFNIVIIVGSLMYLIESEESGFTSIPRSVYWAIVTLTTVGYGDISPETSLGQALAALVMILGFAIIAVPTGIMTAEITQAMVKKKVSTQACPECSAEGHENDAVYCKFCGAKI, from the coding sequence ATGCAACCAGACAAAAATAGGTTATCTGACAGGAAATGGAGATCTGTTCTCCATGAAGTAATTTTTGAGGCGGATACTCCGTTAGGCAAAACGTTTGATATAGTATTGTTATGCTGCATAGTGCTGAGCGTTACCGCCGTAATGCTTGACAGCATAAGCGCTGTAAGCAGCCGATATGGCGGCTTACTCTATTGGATTGAATGGATCTTTACTATCCTCTTCACAATTGAGTACAGTTTGCGATTGCTCTGTGTCGGCCGTCCGTTCATGTATGTAAAAAGCTTTTTCGGGGTAGTGGATCTGTTGGCAATAGCTCCTACGTATCTCAGCCTGTTGTTCCCGGGCAGTCAGTATCTCCTGGTAATCAGATTGCTCAGGGTTCTTCGCATCTTTCGAGTTCTGAAACTTGTCTATTATCTTGGTGAGGCCAATATCCTCATAGAGGCTTTACGTGCAGGCCGTCGTAAGATAACAGTCTTCCTGTTTGTCGTTTTTAACATTGTGATAATAGTAGGTTCGCTCATGTATCTCATAGAAAGTGAAGAGAGCGGCTTTACGAGTATACCGCGAAGTGTTTACTGGGCTATTGTAACACTTACGACTGTAGGGTATGGCGATATATCTCCAGAGACAAGTCTGGGGCAGGCTCTGGCAGCATTGGTCATGATTCTGGGATTTGCAATTATTGCGGTTCCTACCGGTATCATGACGGCGGAAATAACGCAGGCTATGGTGAAGAAGAAGGTTTCTACCCAGGCATGCCCGGAGTGCAGCGCCGAGGGTCATGAAAACGATGCCGTATACTGTAAATTCTGCGGTGCAAAAATCTAA
- a CDS encoding cyclodeaminase/cyclohydrolase family protein codes for MLADLTMKEFLKKITAGSPVPGGGSVAALSAALAASLAEMVANLTLGKKGYEAVEEDMQILSQEAIRLREKLVSAVDNDSNAYGTVISAMQLPRGTEREKRHREKMIQNGLKQATVIPMNVAGDAVRVMELAGEAVEKGNRNTISDGTVGIIMAKAAVLSALCNVRINLPFIHDKTFVDKISREVKELEKKTLDGRKEFWVPGDF; via the coding sequence ATGCTGGCAGATCTCACCATGAAAGAGTTCTTGAAAAAGATCACAGCGGGCTCACCTGTTCCCGGTGGGGGGAGTGTGGCCGCCTTGAGTGCGGCGCTTGCGGCGAGCCTGGCAGAGATGGTAGCGAATCTGACCCTCGGCAAAAAGGGTTATGAAGCAGTGGAAGAAGATATGCAGATTCTTTCACAGGAAGCAATTCGATTAAGAGAGAAGCTTGTATCTGCCGTTGATAACGATTCAAATGCTTATGGAACTGTGATATCTGCCATGCAGCTCCCCAGGGGCACTGAGAGAGAAAAACGTCATAGGGAAAAGATGATCCAGAATGGTTTGAAACAGGCTACCGTAATTCCGATGAACGTGGCAGGGGATGCCGTCAGAGTGATGGAGCTGGCAGGTGAGGCGGTAGAAAAGGGAAACAGGAATACCATTTCTGATGGAACTGTGGGTATCATAATGGCGAAAGCGGCTGTCCTCTCTGCACTATGCAATGTCAGGATTAACTTACCCTTCATACATGACAAAACGTTCGTAGACAAAATCTCAAGAGAGGTAAAAGAGCTGGAGAAAAAGACCCTGGACGGGAGAAAAGAATTCTGGGTGCCGGGAGATTTTTAA